ACCCCCCGGGAGACCATGGACGACCGCGAGACCCTCCACTTTTTGCGGCGGGTAGTCTACGACCACTCGGGCATCCACCTCACCCACAAGGAGGAGGGGCTGCTCACCACGCGCGTCGCCCGCCGGGTGCGGGAGCTCCGTCTCCCCTCGGCGCGGCACTACGCCGAGCTCCTGCACTCGCCCGAGGGGCGACCCGAGATTCCTTCGCTCATCGACGCGGTCACCATCAACTACACCTTCTTCTTTCGGGAGCAGGCCCAGTTCCACGCCCTGGCCGCACAGGTCTTTCCCCGGCTCCTGGCGGAGCGCGGCGCAGGCGAAGGAGGGGCGCTTCGGATCTGGAGCGCCGGGTGCTCCTCGGGGGAGGAGCCCTACTCCATTGCCGTCACCCTGGCGGAGGTGGTGGGAAATCCCGAGCGCTGCGACGCCCGCATCCTGGCCACCGACATCAACCGCAGGGTCATCCGCATCGGCTCTCGCGGCGTCTACCCGGAAGATCGGTTCGTGCACATGCCCCGGGAGTACCACCACAAGTACCTGGTGCGCGACGCCGACACCCCCGCCGGCTCCTTTCGCCTCTGCGACGAGATTCGGGCCCTGGTGGCCTTTCGGCGCTACAACATCCTGCGCGACGCAGCGCCCCTGAGGGGGACGCTCGACGTGATCTTCTGCCGCAACGTGATGATCTACTTCGACCCGCCCACCAAGACGCGGCTCCTCTCGAACTTTCTCCGGTATCTGGCTCCCGGGGGCTACCTCTTCATCGGCGAGTCGGAGAAGCTCGACGGGGGCGGGCTGGGCTTCGAGCCCGCGGGCCCCTCCATCTTCCGGAAGGCGTGGGGCCAGGGCCCGCCGGGCCGCTGACGACCCGCGCCAGAGATTCTTGAGGATCTGAAATTCAGGAATCCTCCGGGGCCAGCACCAAGGCCGCCCAGCCTTCCTCCTCCCGGCGCTGCCTCACCGCGAGCCCCAGCAGGTGCGCCACCCGGGCCGCTTCGCCTCCCTCGAAACCCGAGGCGATGAGGAGCCCGCCTGGGGCCAGGCGCTGTCGCAGGGCGGGGGCGAGGTTCTCGATCTGCCCCACCACCACGTTGGCGAGCACCAGCGGGTAGGCCCCCTCCAGGAGGTCGAGTGAGAGGAGGAGGGGGCGCACCCGGTCGTCCAGGCCGTTCAGGAGGGCGTTGCGGCGGCACGCCGCGAAACCGAAGGGGTCGATGTCGAGGGCGTCGACCCCGGCGGCACCCAGCAGCACCGCTGCCAGCGCCAGGACTCCCGTGCCCGCGCCCACGTCGAGCACCGGGCCGGGGAGCCCGCCCCGGTTGGCCAGGTCTTCGAGGGCTTGCAGGCACAGCCGGGTGGTGGGGTGGTCGCCCGAGCCGAAGGCCATTCCGGGGTCGATGCGGATGGGGATGGAAAGGCCGGGGGGCACCGCTTCCCAGGCGGGCACGAGCGAAATCCGGCCGGTCACGGCCACGGTGCGCACGCTCTCGCGCCAGAAGGGGGTCCAATTCTCCTCTTCCAGGTCCTGGCCCGGGGGCACCTCGTCCCCGTTCTTCTCCCAGAAGAGCCGAATCCACTCCCGGCCGGGGACGCCCGAGCCCCAGGAGGTGACCGCCCCCGCGGCTCCCCGGGCCCGGGCCTCGGCCCACCGGCCGGCCGCCTCCGGCGGGGAGCAGGGCTCCTCCACGACCCTCCACCTCGTTCGCGTCAGCATGGGTGCGCAGTATAGCCGCGGCGGCGCCTCGGGGAACCCGAAAATGCGCCGACCCGGGGCGGACCGGTGCGGTCATCCCCCGAACTGGTGCTCTTCCCCCGGAAAGATGCCCCCCTGCACCTCGTCCCGGTACCGGGCCACCGCCGCACGAATCTCGTCGGAGAGGTTGGCGTAGCGCTTGACGAACCTGGGGACGAACCGGTCGAAGAGCCCCACCAGGTCGTGGAGCACGAGCACCTGGCCGTCGCAGTGGGGGCCGGCGCCGATGCCGATGGTGGGGATGGAGAGGGCCTCGGTCACCCGCCTGCCCAGGCTCGTGGGCACGCACTCGAGCACCACCGCGAAGGCCCCGGCCTCCTCCAGGGCACGGGCGTCGTCCAGGAGTGCCTGGGCGGCCTCGGGGGCCTTGCCCTGCACCTTGAACCCCCCGAGCTGGGTGGCGGTCTGGGGTGTGAGGCCGATGTGGCCCATCACGGGGATGCCGGCCCGGACGATGGCGGCCACCTTGTCCGCCTGGGTGCGGCCGCCCTCGAGCTTGACGCAGTCGGCCCGGGCCTCCTTGAACAGGCGCCCGGCGCTGCGCACCGCGTCCTCGGGGCTCACCTGGTAGGAGAGGAAGGGCAGGTCGCCCACCACCAAGGCCCGCTCGGCGGCCCGGGCCACCGCGGCGGTGTGGTGCACCATCTCGTCCATCGTCACGGGGACGGTGTCGGGGTAGCCCAGGCACACCATCCCCAGGCTGTCCCCCACCAGGATCAGGTCGATTCCCGCCTGGTCCACGAG
This Thermodesulfobacteriota bacterium DNA region includes the following protein-coding sequences:
- a CDS encoding CheR family methyltransferase, encoding TPRETMDDRETLHFLRRVVYDHSGIHLTHKEEGLLTTRVARRVRELRLPSARHYAELLHSPEGRPEIPSLIDAVTINYTFFFREQAQFHALAAQVFPRLLAERGAGEGGALRIWSAGCSSGEEPYSIAVTLAEVVGNPERCDARILATDINRRVIRIGSRGVYPEDRFVHMPREYHHKYLVRDADTPAGSFRLCDEIRALVAFRRYNILRDAAPLRGTLDVIFCRNVMIYFDPPTKTRLLSNFLRYLAPGGYLFIGESEKLDGGGLGFEPAGPSIFRKAWGQGPPGR
- a CDS encoding 50S ribosomal protein L11 methyltransferase, translating into MEEPCSPPEAAGRWAEARARGAAGAVTSWGSGVPGREWIRLFWEKNGDEVPPGQDLEEENWTPFWRESVRTVAVTGRISLVPAWEAVPPGLSIPIRIDPGMAFGSGDHPTTRLCLQALEDLANRGGLPGPVLDVGAGTGVLALAAVLLGAAGVDALDIDPFGFAACRRNALLNGLDDRVRPLLLSLDLLEGAYPLVLANVVVGQIENLAPALRQRLAPGGLLIASGFEGGEAARVAHLLGLAVRQRREEEGWAALVLAPEDS
- the panB gene encoding 3-methyl-2-oxobutanoate hydroxymethyltransferase; translated protein: MPMPKLSIPEIKTRKQSGPKLTMLTAYDYPTGKLVDQAGIDLILVGDSLGMVCLGYPDTVPVTMDEMVHHTAAVARAAERALVVGDLPFLSYQVSPEDAVRSAGRLFKEARADCVKLEGGRTQADKVAAIVRAGIPVMGHIGLTPQTATQLGGFKVQGKAPEAAQALLDDARALEEAGAFAVVLECVPTSLGRRVTEALSIPTIGIGAGPHCDGQVLVLHDLVGLFDRFVPRFVKRYANLSDEIRAAVARYRDEVQGGIFPGEEHQFGG